A portion of the Chiloscyllium plagiosum isolate BGI_BamShark_2017 chromosome 48, ASM401019v2, whole genome shotgun sequence genome contains these proteins:
- the chrne gene encoding acetylcholine receptor subunit epsilon isoform X2, with protein MALTLLLILCLVLEARSNEEEKLLNVLFDNYDARIRPARFYGDVIDVTLKLTLTNLISLKEKEETLTTNVWIEIQWTDYRLSWNSSDYAGIELVRIPSRMVWLPEIVLENNIDGGFEIAYYANVLVSNDGSIYWLPPAIYRSACAIAVTYFPFDWQNCSLVFRSQAYNAHEINLELSTDEGTLIEWIHIDPEDFTENGEWTIKHKPAKKHINSQFSMDDIEYQEIIFFLIIQRKPLFYVINIIIPCVLISSLVVLVYFLPAQAGCQKCTLSISVLLAQTIFLFLIAQKIPETSLNVPLIGKYLIFVMVVCTLIVTNCVIVLNVSLRTPNTHSMSEKIKQVFLEFLPHYLGMHLESSEDPLDTHQPRRRSSFGIMIKAEEYILKKPRSELMFERQRDRHGLKRVNKPTAGSDIDIGTTVDLYRNLAHFGPDIKTCVDACNFIAKSTKEQNDFESFCSFRRMKTGF; from the exons ATGGCCCTAACACTTCTCCTGATCCTCTGCTTGGTGCTTGAAG CTCGATCAAATGAAGAGGAGAAACTGCTGAATGTATTGTTCGACAACTATGATGCGAGAATTCGACCAGCCAGGTTTTATGGGGATGTCATTGATGTGACTCTGAAACTTACATTAACCAATCTCATCTCATTG aaagaaaaagaggaaacacttaccacaaaTGTATGGATTGAAATT caatggACAGATTATCGATTATCTTGGAACAGTTCTGATTATGCAGGTATTGAGCTGGTCAGAATCCCTTCCCGGATGGTCTGGCTGCCGGAAATTGTCCTTGAAAACAA CATTGACGGTGGTTTTGAAATTGCTTACTATGCTAATGTTCTAGTCTCCAATGACGGCAGTATCTATTGGCTGCCACCTGCAATATACCGGAGTGCCTGTGCAATAGCTGTGACATATTTTCCATTCGACTGGCAAAACTGTTCCCTTGTCTTCAG GTCCCAAGCATACAATGCCCATGAAATTAACTTGGAGTTATCAACAGATGAGGGAACGCTGATTGAGTGGATCCATATAGATCCTGAAGATTTCACTG AAAACGGGGAGTGGACGATAAAACACAAACCAGCTAAGAAGCACATTAACAGCCAGTTTTCGATGGATGATATTGAGTACCAGGAGATCATTTTCTTCTTGATCATTCAGAGGAAACCACTGTTCTACGTCATCAACATCATCATTCCCTGTGTTCTCATCTCATCGCTGGTAGTTCTGGTCTACTTCCTCCCAGCACAAG CTGGCTGTCAAAAATGTACACTTTCCATTTCTGTCCTGCTGGCCCAGACTATCTTTCTGTTCCTGATTGCACAGAAAATTCCAGAAACATCACTGAATGTTCCACTCATTGGAAA ATATTTAATATTTGTAATGGTTGTTTGTACATTGATTGTAACAAACTGTGTCATAGTCCTAAATGTCTCTTTGAGGACACCGAACACCCACAGCATGTCTGAGAAGATCAAACAA GTATTCCTGGAGTTCCTGCCTCATTATCTGGGCATGCACTTGGAATCTTCTGAGGATCCCTTGGACACACATCAACCAAGGCGCAGGAGCTCCTTTGGGATTATGATAAAAGCGGAGGAATATATTCTCAAAAAACCACGGAGCGAACTGATGTTTGAACGACAGCGAGATAGGCATGGACTAAAGAGAGTGAACAAGCCGACTGCAG GTTCAGACATTGATATTGGAACCACAGTTGATCtatacagaaacctggctcactTTGGCCCAGACATAAAAACCTGCGTTGATGCCTGTAACTTTATTGCCAAAAGCACAAAAGAACAGAATGATTTTGAATCT